One Brachybacterium aquaticum genomic region harbors:
- the holA gene encoding DNA polymerase III subunit delta, producing the protein MSDVEWHSVALAPIVLVQGTESLIADRAVQRLRALAKEADPSVEIHGLVGEALGPGALAQVASPSLFGEPRLVIVPELQSAPDALVLELLDYLKAPESDVTLVLVHRGGNRGKKLLDALKKAGVPRVDASPVKRAADKQTFVAAEFARAQRRIQPDALVALVDAFGTDLAELAAISRQLIEDTTPDPGEQPAQVTVADVHALTSGRVESTAFAVADSAIAGKEQEALQLLQQAQLAGADPVPIVAAIASKMRSLAKVTAPSANARTLGMPDWMLRNLTRDARAWNDRSLARALEAVARADHEVKGAGRDPQWSVQRMVMEICRARRAG; encoded by the coding sequence GTGAGCGATGTCGAGTGGCACAGCGTCGCCCTCGCACCGATCGTGCTCGTCCAGGGCACCGAGTCCCTGATCGCGGACCGCGCGGTGCAGCGCCTGCGCGCCCTGGCCAAGGAGGCCGACCCCTCCGTCGAGATCCACGGGCTGGTCGGTGAGGCGCTCGGCCCCGGCGCCCTCGCCCAGGTCGCCAGCCCCTCCCTGTTCGGCGAGCCCCGCCTCGTGATCGTGCCCGAGCTGCAGAGCGCCCCCGACGCGCTCGTCCTCGAGCTGCTGGACTATCTCAAGGCCCCGGAGAGCGACGTGACCCTCGTGCTCGTCCACCGCGGCGGCAACCGCGGCAAGAAGCTGCTGGACGCGCTGAAGAAGGCCGGCGTGCCGCGCGTGGACGCGAGCCCCGTCAAGCGCGCCGCGGACAAGCAGACCTTCGTCGCCGCCGAGTTCGCCCGCGCCCAGCGCCGCATCCAGCCCGACGCCCTGGTGGCCCTGGTCGACGCCTTCGGCACGGACCTCGCCGAGCTCGCCGCGATCAGCCGCCAGCTCATCGAGGACACCACCCCCGACCCCGGCGAGCAGCCCGCCCAGGTCACCGTCGCCGACGTGCACGCCCTCACCTCAGGGCGCGTGGAGTCCACCGCCTTCGCCGTCGCCGACTCCGCGATCGCCGGGAAGGAGCAGGAGGCGCTGCAGCTTCTGCAGCAGGCCCAGCTCGCCGGCGCCGACCCCGTCCCGATCGTCGCCGCGATCGCCTCGAAGATGCGCTCGCTGGCGAAGGTCACCGCCCCGTCGGCCAACGCCCGCACCCTCGGGATGCCCGACTGGATGCTGCGCAACCTCACCCGCGACGCCCGCGCCTGGAACGACCGCTCCCTCGCCCGGGCGCTCGAGGCCGTGGCCCGCGCCGATCACGAGGTCAAGGGTGCCGGACGCGACCCGCAATGGTCCGTGCAGCGCATGGTGATGGAGATCTGCCGCGCACGTCGCGCCGGCTGA
- a CDS encoding DUF4870 domain-containing protein yields MSQTPHPHDPYGSEPGTPASDPLDIDQPGTGGPAASQPAEEGSPTSDPALHPHDPFAQADPYAQSAPAQPSHYAQGSPYGASGASAPSAASHDSYAAGAAPFAAHTERQYDPRQDPSFGQQPQGQQFSGQQYAGQQQYAQQADGNGAPQGAPHLDASPLPQGFKGLYEGPITGQPVSASDSKMWSMFSHLSAVLGYVVGAGFLGWVGPLVIFLMYKDRDRFVRYNAAETLNAAIATVIAEVVLSIAITIFAVVTFGIGSIAFPLVWLPAVLHVIFAIIGAVKSNKGEYWNYPLNIRFVK; encoded by the coding sequence ATGAGCCAGACTCCGCACCCGCACGATCCGTACGGCTCCGAGCCCGGCACCCCCGCCTCGGACCCCCTCGACATCGACCAGCCCGGCACGGGCGGCCCCGCCGCTTCACAGCCGGCGGAGGAGGGATCGCCCACCTCGGACCCCGCGCTCCACCCCCACGACCCGTTCGCCCAGGCGGACCCGTACGCGCAGAGCGCTCCGGCGCAGCCTTCGCACTACGCCCAGGGTTCGCCCTACGGCGCGAGCGGTGCGTCGGCTCCGAGCGCCGCCTCGCACGATTCCTACGCCGCCGGCGCCGCTCCCTTCGCGGCGCACACCGAGCGTCAGTACGATCCGCGCCAGGATCCGTCCTTCGGCCAGCAGCCCCAGGGTCAGCAGTTCTCCGGTCAGCAGTACGCGGGCCAGCAGCAGTACGCGCAGCAGGCCGACGGGAACGGCGCTCCCCAGGGCGCTCCGCACCTTGATGCCTCGCCGCTCCCCCAGGGCTTCAAGGGACTGTACGAGGGTCCGATCACCGGCCAGCCCGTCTCCGCCTCGGACTCGAAGATGTGGTCGATGTTCTCCCACCTCTCCGCGGTGCTCGGCTACGTGGTGGGTGCCGGCTTCCTCGGCTGGGTCGGTCCGCTGGTGATCTTCCTGATGTACAAGGACCGTGACCGCTTCGTCCGCTACAACGCGGCCGAGACGTTGAACGCGGCGATCGCCACGGTGATCGCGGAGGTGGTGCTCTCCATCGCGATCACGATCTTCGCGGTGGTCACCTTCGGCATCGGTTCGATCGCGTTCCCGCTGGTGTGGCTGCCGGCCGTGCTGCACGTCATCTTCGCCATCATCGGAGCGGTGAAGTCCAACAAGGGCGAGTACTGGAACTACCCGCTGAACATCCGCTTCGTGAAGTGA
- a CDS encoding iron chaperone gives MTPASARPTSIDEYLDGLEDPARTLIARLRALVQEALPAATEAVKWGSPAHLHPSGTILLVYSAHKDHANFVVTPSTREAFDRELEGFATGKGRVALPYGQEIPEDLLRRMIAYRLREHAEQGVGWM, from the coding sequence ATGACTCCTGCCTCGGCTCGGCCCACCTCGATCGACGAGTACCTCGACGGCCTCGAGGACCCGGCCCGCACCCTCATCGCCCGGCTGCGGGCACTCGTGCAGGAGGCGCTGCCCGCGGCGACCGAGGCCGTGAAGTGGGGCAGCCCCGCGCACCTGCACCCCTCCGGCACGATCCTGCTCGTGTACAGCGCTCACAAGGACCACGCGAACTTCGTTGTCACCCCCAGCACCCGTGAGGCCTTCGACCGGGAGCTGGAGGGGTTCGCCACCGGCAAGGGACGCGTCGCCCTGCCCTACGGCCAGGAGATCCCGGAGGACCTGCTGCGCAGGATGATCGCCTATCGCCTCCGCGAGCACGCGGAGCAGGGCGTGGGCTGGATGTGA
- a CDS encoding circularly permuted type 2 ATP-grasp protein: MSAPSLFHRIETGTAGDEMFAPDGTVRPTYRALHDALAGLGPEEFRNRSDSLARSYLDQGVTFDYAGEERPFPIDAIPRVIDAAEWARVSTGVAQRVRALERFLDDLYNEQHAIADGVIPKELVTSSTYVVEAMRGYSPPNGVRIHIAGIDLVRDGAGDFRVLEDNCRTPSGVSYVLSNRRAMAQTFPELFADRPVRRVGEYPGRLLAALRAAAPDTADEDPTVVVLTPGRYNSAYFEHSLLARTMGVDLVEASDLVERGERIYMRTTAGLRRVDVIYKRTDDDFIDPEVFRPDSMLGVPGLVRAILAGNVVVANGIGNGIGDDKLTYTYVPDLIRYYLSEEPILPNVDTWRLEEPDSLAEVLDRLDELVVKPVDGSGGKGIVIGPSASRDELDALRVRLLADPRGWIAQPVVQLSTIPTLVEEGPEPRHVDLRPFALNSGDDVWVLPGGLTRVALPRGEMIVNSSRGGGSKDTWVLAAERPAAGGASQSQVQMATEEAIEDPSDEEYDEFEALHEERAAEREKEPAPVTSAIPIIDIDEYADQDPPQEKDDDEDEVDAR, from the coding sequence ATGTCCGCTCCCTCGCTGTTCCACAGGATCGAGACCGGGACCGCCGGCGACGAGATGTTCGCCCCCGACGGCACGGTGCGCCCGACGTATCGGGCACTGCACGACGCCCTCGCCGGGCTCGGGCCCGAGGAGTTCCGCAATCGGTCCGACTCCCTGGCCCGCAGCTACCTCGACCAGGGCGTCACCTTCGACTACGCCGGTGAGGAGCGGCCCTTCCCGATCGACGCGATCCCCCGCGTGATCGACGCCGCCGAGTGGGCGCGCGTCTCCACGGGCGTCGCCCAGCGGGTGAGGGCTCTCGAGCGCTTCCTCGACGACCTGTACAACGAGCAGCACGCGATCGCCGACGGCGTGATCCCGAAGGAGCTGGTCACCTCCTCCACCTACGTGGTCGAGGCGATGCGCGGCTACTCCCCGCCCAACGGCGTGCGCATCCACATCGCCGGTATCGACCTGGTCCGCGACGGCGCCGGGGACTTCCGGGTCCTCGAGGACAACTGCCGCACCCCCAGCGGCGTCAGCTATGTCCTCTCCAACCGGCGCGCCATGGCCCAGACCTTCCCGGAGCTGTTCGCGGACCGGCCCGTGCGCCGCGTCGGCGAGTACCCCGGGCGTCTCCTCGCGGCCCTGCGCGCCGCCGCCCCGGACACCGCCGACGAGGACCCGACCGTCGTGGTGCTCACCCCCGGCCGCTACAACAGCGCCTATTTCGAGCATTCGCTGCTGGCCCGCACGATGGGCGTGGACCTCGTGGAGGCCAGCGATCTCGTCGAGCGGGGGGAGCGCATCTACATGCGCACCACCGCCGGGCTGCGCCGCGTGGACGTGATCTACAAGCGCACCGACGACGACTTCATCGACCCCGAGGTGTTCCGCCCCGACTCCATGCTCGGCGTGCCAGGCCTGGTCCGCGCGATCCTCGCCGGGAACGTCGTGGTCGCCAACGGCATCGGCAACGGGATCGGCGACGACAAGCTCACCTACACCTATGTCCCGGACCTGATCCGCTACTACCTCTCCGAGGAGCCGATCCTCCCCAACGTCGACACCTGGCGGCTGGAGGAGCCGGACTCCCTGGCCGAGGTGCTCGACCGGCTCGACGAGCTCGTGGTCAAGCCCGTGGACGGCTCCGGCGGCAAGGGCATCGTCATCGGCCCGTCGGCCTCCCGCGATGAGCTCGACGCCCTGCGCGTGCGGCTCCTGGCCGATCCGCGCGGCTGGATCGCCCAGCCCGTCGTGCAGCTGTCCACGATCCCGACCCTCGTCGAGGAGGGGCCCGAGCCCCGCCACGTGGACCTGCGCCCCTTCGCGCTGAACAGCGGCGACGACGTGTGGGTGCTGCCCGGTGGCCTCACCCGCGTGGCGCTGCCGCGCGGAGAGATGATCGTGAACTCCTCCCGCGGCGGCGGTTCCAAGGACACCTGGGTGCTCGCGGCAGAGCGCCCCGCCGCCGGCGGCGCCTCGCAGTCCCAGGTCCAGATGGCCACCGAGGAGGCGATCGAGGACCCCTCCGACGAGGAGTACGACGAGTTCGAGGCCCTGCACGAGGAGCGCGCTGCCGAGCGGGAGAAGGAACCGGCCCCCGTGACCTCCGCGATCCCGATCATCGACATCGACGAGTACGCGGACCAGGACCCGCCCCAGGAGAAGGACGACGACGAGGACGAGGTGGACGCCCGATGA
- a CDS encoding alpha-E domain-containing protein, with product MMLSRIADAMFWIGRYVERADQTARILDVKLESITEDASHDLHGACRAVYDIFGVEDVPQSDCTIQHVLDRLVTDRTNPSSVAGALQTARENARGAREVLSTEVWESLNTTTLGMPRGVRPSRMHSSFQFAKDRCAVVNGLVDSSMTRDEAWLFLRIGQLLERVDMLARNLQSHDLEDSADAATVLLLRSCSAHEAYIRTYRGRVGAARAIEFLLLDSVFPRSAVHCLAEIDVALESLAKLHGSSFDRLGTAEPGRRIVGRALASLRYRALDDIVEDFEVEMEQLQMVTGAVTRALGATYFHPAA from the coding sequence ATGATGCTCAGCCGGATCGCCGATGCGATGTTCTGGATCGGCCGCTACGTCGAGCGGGCCGACCAGACCGCCCGCATCCTCGACGTGAAGCTCGAGTCGATCACCGAGGACGCCTCCCACGACCTGCACGGCGCCTGCCGGGCCGTCTACGACATCTTCGGCGTCGAGGACGTGCCGCAGTCGGACTGCACGATCCAGCACGTGCTGGATCGCCTGGTCACCGATCGCACCAACCCGTCCTCGGTCGCAGGGGCGCTGCAGACCGCGCGCGAGAACGCCCGCGGTGCCCGCGAGGTCCTCTCCACCGAGGTATGGGAGTCGCTGAACACCACCACCCTCGGGATGCCGCGCGGGGTGCGCCCCTCCCGCATGCACAGCTCCTTCCAGTTCGCCAAGGACCGCTGCGCCGTGGTCAACGGGCTCGTGGACTCCTCCATGACCCGCGACGAGGCCTGGCTGTTCCTGCGCATCGGGCAGCTGCTGGAGCGCGTGGACATGCTCGCCCGGAACCTCCAGTCCCACGACCTCGAGGACTCCGCCGACGCCGCGACCGTGCTGCTGCTGCGCTCCTGCAGCGCGCACGAGGCGTACATCCGCACTTACCGCGGTCGGGTCGGGGCGGCGCGCGCGATCGAGTTCCTCCTGCTGGACTCGGTGTTCCCGCGCTCGGCCGTGCACTGCCTCGCCGAGATCGACGTCGCGCTCGAGTCGCTCGCGAAGCTGCACGGCAGCTCCTTCGACCGCCTCGGCACGGCCGAGCCCGGCCGACGGATCGTGGGCCGGGCGCTCGCGAGCCTGCGCTACCGCGCCCTCGACGACATCGTCGAGGACTTCGAGGTCGAGATGGAGCAGCTGCAAATGGTCACCGGCGCGGTCACCCGGGCGCTCGGCGCGACCTACTTCCACCCGGCCGCCTGA
- a CDS encoding type II toxin-antitoxin system PemK/MazF family toxin has translation MSLFDTLSSAVRSLARNPSVRRGARDLGRAAVRAIEEQRGGTADNDSAKSGSGRAGATPGRSADGARQSDGAGRATAGGSGAADGHGALADRKDSRGLRLAYAPREDDHPDPGEIVWAWVPYEEDITRGKDRPVLVIAEEDASAGGRDGEGEVLIALMLTSRDRTESGATRTGEHGATWVDIGAGDWDSKGRPSEVRADRLLRISPDAVRREGARLDRERYERVAAAVQG, from the coding sequence ATGTCCCTGTTCGACACGCTGTCCTCGGCCGTGCGCTCCCTCGCACGGAACCCCTCCGTGCGCCGCGGCGCCCGCGACCTCGGCCGTGCCGCGGTCCGCGCCATCGAGGAGCAGCGCGGCGGGACGGCGGATAACGATTCGGCCAAGAGCGGCTCGGGCAGGGCCGGGGCGACGCCCGGTCGATCGGCCGACGGGGCCCGGCAGTCCGACGGGGCCGGGCGGGCGACGGCCGGCGGCTCCGGCGCGGCCGACGGGCACGGCGCGCTCGCGGACCGCAAGGACTCCCGCGGCCTGAGGCTCGCCTACGCCCCGCGGGAGGACGACCACCCCGATCCGGGCGAGATCGTGTGGGCGTGGGTGCCGTACGAGGAGGACATCACCCGCGGCAAGGACCGTCCGGTGCTCGTGATCGCCGAGGAGGACGCCTCCGCCGGCGGCCGCGACGGCGAGGGCGAGGTGCTGATCGCCCTGATGCTCACCTCCCGCGACCGCACCGAGTCCGGTGCGACCCGCACCGGAGAGCACGGCGCGACCTGGGTCGACATCGGCGCCGGGGACTGGGACAGCAAGGGCCGTCCCTCGGAGGTGCGCGCCGATCGGCTGCTGCGGATCTCCCCCGACGCGGTGCGCCGCGAGGGCGCTCGCCTGGATCGCGAGCGGTACGAGCGCGTGGCCGCCGCAGTGCAGGGCTGA
- the lepA gene encoding translation elongation factor 4, with amino-acid sequence MPVTPRIAADEARDIAPASTPQERLRNFCIIAHIDHGKSTLADRMLQITGIVDERAMRAQYLDRMDIERERGITVKSQAVRMPWQVDGVNYALNMIDTPGHVDFTYEVSRSLAACEGAILLVDAAQGIEAQTLANLYLAMENDLTIIPVLNKIDLPGADPEKYAAEIGQLVGVEPDEVLRVSGKTGQGVPELLDHVVKTLPAPQGEPDAPCRAMIFDSVYDTYRGVVTYIRVVDGHLRARDRIDMMSTGAHHELLEIGVSSPEPQPTEGIGPGEVGYLITGVKDVRQSKVGDTVTTSVRGATQPLSGYSDPKPMVYSGLFPIDGSDYPALRDALDKLKLNDAALNYEPETSTALGFGFRVGFLGLLHLEIIRERLEREFDLDLISTAPSVVYHVVMEDGTDVEVLNPSDFPEGKVREISEPVTKATILVPSEFIGAVMELCQSKRGTLGGMDYLSEDRVELRYTLPLAEIVFDFFDQLKSKTRGYASLDYDVSGSQVADLVKVDMLLQGEPVDAFSAIVHRDKAYNYGVEMAGKLKKLIPRQQFEVPIQAAIGSRIIARENIRAMRKDVLSKCYGGDISRKRKLLEKQKEGKKRMKNIGSVEVPQEAFIAALSSDAAEGGKDGKKK; translated from the coding sequence ATGCCGGTGACCCCGAGGATCGCTGCCGATGAGGCACGGGACATCGCTCCCGCGTCGACGCCCCAGGAGCGGCTCCGCAACTTCTGCATCATCGCCCACATCGACCACGGCAAGTCCACCCTGGCCGACCGGATGCTGCAGATCACCGGGATCGTCGACGAGCGCGCCATGCGCGCCCAGTACCTCGACCGCATGGACATCGAGCGCGAGCGCGGAATCACCGTGAAGAGCCAGGCCGTGCGCATGCCCTGGCAGGTCGACGGCGTCAACTACGCCCTGAACATGATCGACACCCCCGGGCACGTGGACTTCACCTATGAGGTCTCCCGCTCGCTCGCCGCCTGCGAGGGCGCGATCCTGCTGGTCGACGCGGCCCAGGGCATCGAGGCGCAGACGCTCGCGAACTTGTACCTGGCGATGGAGAACGACCTCACCATCATCCCGGTGCTCAACAAGATCGACCTGCCCGGCGCCGATCCCGAGAAGTACGCCGCCGAGATCGGCCAGCTCGTGGGCGTCGAGCCCGACGAGGTGCTGCGCGTCTCCGGCAAGACCGGCCAGGGCGTGCCCGAGCTGCTCGACCACGTCGTGAAGACCCTCCCCGCCCCCCAGGGCGAGCCCGACGCCCCCTGCCGCGCGATGATCTTCGACTCCGTCTACGACACCTATCGCGGCGTGGTCACCTACATCCGCGTCGTCGACGGGCACCTGCGCGCCCGCGACCGCATCGACATGATGTCCACAGGCGCCCACCACGAGCTGCTCGAGATCGGCGTCAGCTCCCCGGAGCCGCAGCCCACCGAGGGCATCGGCCCCGGCGAGGTCGGCTACCTCATCACCGGCGTGAAGGACGTGCGCCAGTCCAAGGTGGGCGACACCGTCACCACCTCGGTGCGCGGGGCGACCCAGCCGCTGTCCGGCTACTCCGACCCCAAGCCGATGGTCTACTCCGGCCTGTTCCCCATCGACGGCTCGGACTACCCGGCGCTTCGTGATGCGCTGGACAAGCTCAAGCTCAACGACGCGGCCCTGAACTACGAGCCCGAGACCTCCACCGCCCTCGGCTTCGGCTTCCGCGTGGGCTTCCTCGGGCTGCTGCACCTGGAGATCATCCGCGAGCGGCTCGAGCGCGAGTTCGACCTCGACCTCATCTCCACCGCCCCGTCGGTCGTCTATCACGTCGTGATGGAGGACGGCACCGACGTCGAGGTGCTGAACCCGTCGGACTTCCCCGAGGGGAAGGTGCGCGAGATCAGCGAGCCCGTCACCAAGGCGACCATCCTCGTGCCCAGCGAGTTCATCGGCGCCGTCATGGAGCTGTGTCAGTCCAAGCGCGGCACCCTCGGCGGCATGGACTACCTCAGCGAGGACCGCGTCGAGCTGCGCTACACCCTGCCGCTGGCGGAGATCGTCTTCGACTTCTTCGACCAGCTGAAGTCGAAGACCCGCGGCTACGCCTCGCTGGACTACGACGTCTCCGGCTCCCAGGTCGCCGACCTCGTCAAGGTCGACATGCTCCTCCAGGGCGAGCCCGTGGATGCGTTCAGCGCCATCGTTCACCGCGACAAGGCCTACAACTACGGCGTCGAGATGGCCGGGAAGCTCAAGAAGCTCATCCCGCGCCAGCAGTTCGAGGTCCCGATCCAGGCCGCGATCGGCTCGCGCATCATCGCCCGCGAAAACATCCGCGCCATGCGCAAGGACGTGCTGTCCAAGTGCTACGGCGGCGACATCTCCCGCAAGCGCAAGCTGCTGGAGAAGCAGAAGGAGGGCAAGAAGCGCATGAAGAACATCGGCTCCGTCGAGGTGCCGCAGGAAGCCTTCATCGCCGCCCTCTCCTCCGACGCCGCCGAGGGCGGCAAGGACGGGAAGAAGAAGTGA
- a CDS encoding MOSC domain-containing protein: MTTSALPADALPAGARGRVGAVCVVATLHADDGSVGTTAIDKRAVEGPVAVGPLGLYADVQADRAHHGGADQAVYAVDAEERAHWSRELGRALAPGALGENLSIEDLPIDDLEIGARVRLGTALLEVTAPRTPCMTFQRWMGTDDFRARYHERGRTGVYFRVLETGQVEAGDALEVVDAPGHGATVAAVYGGARDRDLTRRLATWADGAGVALHRELEARAQRHLKGERHSKDER, from the coding sequence GTGACGACCTCCGCGCTCCCGGCCGACGCGCTCCCGGCGGGGGCGCGCGGGCGGGTCGGTGCGGTCTGCGTCGTCGCGACCCTCCACGCCGACGATGGCTCGGTCGGCACCACCGCGATCGACAAGCGCGCCGTCGAGGGCCCCGTCGCCGTCGGACCCCTCGGCCTCTACGCCGACGTGCAGGCCGACCGCGCCCACCACGGCGGCGCCGACCAGGCCGTCTACGCGGTCGACGCCGAGGAGCGGGCCCACTGGTCCCGCGAGCTCGGACGCGCGCTCGCCCCCGGCGCGCTCGGGGAGAACCTCAGCATCGAGGACCTGCCCATCGACGATCTCGAGATCGGGGCGCGGGTGCGGCTCGGCACCGCGCTGCTCGAGGTCACTGCGCCGCGCACCCCCTGCATGACCTTCCAGCGCTGGATGGGCACCGACGACTTCCGCGCCCGCTACCACGAGCGCGGCCGCACCGGCGTGTACTTCCGCGTGCTCGAGACCGGGCAGGTCGAAGCCGGTGACGCGCTCGAGGTCGTGGACGCGCCCGGCCACGGCGCGACCGTCGCCGCGGTCTACGGCGGCGCCCGCGACCGGGACCTCACCCGGCGCCTGGCGACCTGGGCCGACGGCGCGGGCGTGGCGCTGCACCGCGAGCTCGAGGCCCGCGCGCAGCGGCATCTGAAGGGCGAGCGGCACTCGAAGGACGAGCGGTGA
- the rpsT gene encoding 30S ribosomal protein S20 yields MANIKSQIKRNRTNEKARLRNRAVKSELKTYTRKVKAAVSTGDAEAAGEALKTASRKLDKAVSKGVIHKNQAANRKSGLAKLVAGVAK; encoded by the coding sequence GTGGCAAACATCAAGTCCCAGATCAAGCGGAACCGGACGAACGAGAAGGCGCGCCTGCGCAACCGTGCCGTCAAGTCCGAGCTCAAGACCTACACCCGCAAGGTGAAGGCCGCCGTCTCCACCGGTGACGCCGAGGCCGCCGGCGAGGCGCTCAAGACCGCGTCCCGCAAGCTGGACAAGGCCGTCTCCAAGGGCGTCATCCACAAGAACCAGGCCGCGAACCGCAAGTCGGGTCTCGCGAAGCTGGTCGCCGGAGTCGCCAAGTGA
- a CDS encoding M23 family metallopeptidase, translating into MSPRRVLPPLLLRSPLAVASLARNSPADRVPSHRTTFGASAYAIDLVPLGERGRSAPYTLISFLVPEPPERFAGFGAEVLAPCAGVVRHVRDGEEDHLAHRGIPSVLYALTQRRRLARGWDGLAGNHLILEAELPGASSHGRTAFVALCHLQRGSLRVAPGDRVAAGEVLARCGNSGNSMEPHVHLQAMDALDPGRATALPIAFPGGVPRSGQVLAGAGRPTG; encoded by the coding sequence ATGTCTCCCCGCAGAGTCCTGCCCCCGCTGCTGCTCCGCAGCCCGCTCGCGGTCGCGTCCCTGGCCCGCAACAGCCCCGCGGACCGGGTCCCGAGCCACCGCACGACGTTCGGTGCATCCGCGTACGCGATCGACCTCGTGCCCCTTGGGGAGCGCGGCCGCTCCGCGCCGTACACGCTCATCTCGTTCCTGGTCCCCGAGCCGCCGGAGCGCTTCGCTGGCTTCGGCGCCGAGGTGCTCGCCCCCTGCGCGGGCGTGGTCCGGCACGTCCGCGACGGCGAGGAGGACCATCTGGCCCATCGCGGGATCCCGTCGGTCCTCTACGCCCTCACCCAGCGCCGCCGCCTCGCCCGGGGGTGGGACGGCCTTGCGGGCAACCACCTGATCCTCGAGGCGGAGCTGCCCGGGGCGTCCAGCCACGGGCGCACCGCCTTCGTGGCGCTGTGCCACCTGCAGCGGGGCAGCCTGCGTGTCGCGCCCGGGGACCGGGTCGCGGCGGGGGAGGTGCTCGCCCGCTGCGGGAACTCGGGCAACAGCATGGAGCCGCACGTGCACCTGCAGGCGATGGACGCCTTGGACCCCGGGCGGGCGACGGCGCTGCCGATCGCGTTCCCCGGCGGGGTGCCGCGCTCCGGGCAGGTGCTCGCGGGCGCAGGTCGGCCGACGGGATGA
- the hemW gene encoding radical SAM family heme chaperone HemW yields the protein MSAAARDLSVYIHVPFCAVRCGYCDFNTYTATELGGGGSQREYPANAMAEMDLTLAADRAAGYEYAQVSTVFFGGGTPTLLPADDLVAMLDHLRALIPLAPDAEVTSEANPDSVTRASLSRMADGGITRVSIGMQSAVPSVLATLDRTHEPERVPQVVQWAKEAGLDVSLDLIYGTPGETLADVETSVRAALACGVDHLSAYSLIIEGNTAMARQLRRGELEAPDPDDMADKYELIDDLTREAGLSWYEVSNFARTEEHRSRHNLAYWRGGDWWGIGPGAHRHRDGLRSWNVKHPSRYARMLAVGELPVADSEQVAAEDRLVERIMLELRIADGLEVSVVPEENREMLAVHRDRGHLDPDALARGRAVLTRSGRLLADAVIRDLVP from the coding sequence GTGAGCGCTGCGGCCCGGGACCTCTCGGTCTACATCCACGTCCCGTTCTGCGCGGTGCGCTGCGGGTACTGCGACTTCAACACGTACACCGCCACCGAGCTCGGCGGCGGCGGGTCCCAGCGCGAGTACCCCGCCAACGCCATGGCGGAGATGGACCTGACCCTCGCCGCGGACCGCGCCGCCGGGTACGAGTACGCTCAGGTCTCCACCGTCTTCTTCGGCGGCGGCACCCCCACGCTGCTGCCGGCCGACGACCTCGTCGCCATGCTCGACCACCTGCGCGCCCTGATCCCGCTCGCGCCCGACGCGGAGGTGACCAGCGAGGCGAACCCCGACTCCGTCACCCGCGCGTCGCTGTCGCGCATGGCCGACGGCGGCATCACCCGCGTCTCGATCGGCATGCAGTCCGCGGTCCCGTCGGTGCTGGCGACCCTGGACCGCACCCACGAACCCGAGCGCGTGCCGCAGGTGGTGCAGTGGGCGAAGGAGGCGGGCCTGGACGTCAGCCTCGACCTCATCTACGGCACCCCCGGCGAGACCCTCGCCGACGTAGAGACCTCCGTGCGCGCCGCCCTCGCCTGCGGGGTCGACCACCTCTCCGCCTACTCGCTGATCATCGAGGGCAACACCGCCATGGCCCGCCAGCTGCGCCGCGGCGAGCTCGAGGCCCCCGACCCCGACGACATGGCCGACAAGTACGAGCTCATCGACGACCTCACCCGCGAAGCGGGCCTCTCCTGGTACGAGGTCTCCAACTTCGCCCGCACCGAGGAGCACCGCTCCCGCCACAACCTCGCCTACTGGCGCGGCGGCGACTGGTGGGGGATCGGCCCCGGCGCCCACCGCCACCGCGACGGACTGCGCTCCTGGAACGTCAAGCATCCCAGCCGCTACGCCCGCATGCTCGCGGTCGGCGAGCTGCCCGTCGCCGACTCCGAGCAGGTCGCGGCCGAGGACCGGCTCGTGGAGCGGATCATGCTCGAGCTGCGCATCGCCGACGGGCTGGAGGTGTCGGTCGTGCCCGAGGAGAACCGGGAGATGCTCGCCGTGCACCGCGACCGCGGCCATCTTGACCCGGACGCCCTCGCGCGGGGACGGGCCGTGCTCACCCGCAGCGGCCGGCTCCTCGCCGACGCGGTCATCCGCGACCTCGTGCCCTGA